One Gadus chalcogrammus isolate NIFS_2021 chromosome 4, NIFS_Gcha_1.0, whole genome shotgun sequence DNA segment encodes these proteins:
- the napepld gene encoding N-acyl-phosphatidylethanolamine-hydrolyzing phospholipase D, giving the protein MEEPVVAGPGACLLVNRGTTLNNTLWEEVTKSCRDRHGRWTNPWPTWRFPSKARLLKFLLWDTDNSNVPTSKEVLDEELPVLVPYFARGGAVDSAPPGRGLRVTWLGHATTLVELDGLSVLTDPVFSLRASPVQFMGPKRYRGPPCTVEQLPPIDAVVISHNHYDHLDQGTVNDLNARFGADLHWFVPLGLADWLGKAGCQNVMELDWWEESCVPGHPDTTFVCTPAQHWSKRTPLDNNQALWGSWSILGPQHRFFFAGDTGYCSSFAEIGRRYGPFDLAAIPIGAYLPRDVMLGQHVDPEEAVQIHEDVRAKHSVGVHWGTFALAHEPYLEPPVRLRQALERKGLQPGCFFTLQHGESRTLQ; this is encoded by the exons ATGGAGGAGCCAGTGGTAGCAGGACCTGGGGCCTGTCTGCTGGTTAACCGAGGAACGACTCTTAACAACACACTTTGG GAGGAAGTTACCAAGTCGTGCCGGGACAGACATGGACGCTGGACCAACCCCTGGCCCACATGGCGGTTCCCTTCCAAGGCCAGGCTGCTCAAGTTCCTGCTGTGGGACACAGACAACAGCAACGTGCCAACCAGCAAAGAG gtcctAGACGAAGAGCTCCCGGTGCTGGTCCCGTACTTCGCTCGGGGAGGGGCCGTGGACAGTGCCCCCCCAGGGCGTGGCCTCAGGGTCACCTGGCTGGGCCACGCCACCACATTGGTGGAGCTGGACGGACTCAGCGTCCTGACGGACCCCGTCTTCAGCCTGCGGGCCTCGCCAGTCCAGTTTATGGGTCCCAAGAGGTACCGGGGCCCCCCCTGCACCGTGGAACAG CTGCCCCCCATAGACGCCGTGGTGATCAGCCACAACCACTACGACCACCTGGACCAGGGGACGGTGAACGACCTCAACGCACGCTTCGGAGCAGACCTCCACTG GTTTGTGCCACTGGGCCTGGCGGACTGGTTGGGGAAGGCGGGATGCCAGAATGTGATGGAGCTGGACTGGTGGGAGGAGAGCTGTGTCCCAGGGCACCCTGACACCACCTTCGTCTgcacccctgcacagcactggtCCAAGCGCACGCCTCTGGACAACAACcag gccttgTGGGGCAGCTGGTCCATCCTCGGCCCCCAACACCGATTCTTCTTCGCGGGCGACACCGGCTACTGCTCCTCCTTCGCCGAGATCGGACGCCGCTACGGACCCTTCGACCTCGCCGCCATCCCCATCGGCGCTTACCTgcccag agaTGTGATGCTGGGACAGCATGTGGACCCAGAAGAAGCGGTGCAGATCCACGAGGACGTCCGGGCAAAACACTCTGTGGGCGTCCACTGGGGGACCTTCGCCCTGGCACACGAG CCCTACCTGGAGCCCCCGGTGCGACTCCGCCAGGCCCTGGAGAGGAAGGGCCTGCAGCCGGGCTGCTTCTTCACCCTGCAGCACGGGGAGTCCAGGACCCTGCAGTAG